The nucleotide sequence AGGAGCAGAGGGAATTTGGGGGATTCAAGTAATCCCACAATGTGGATTTAATATTGATTTTGTATACAGTTgttataaatgttttattttgtttttttttctttaatgtaatgattttgtttttgtgtgtggaaactaataaaaatattataaacacacacacacacacacacacacacacacacacacagcaccccaataaggtcttgcttctccacaGCCAAAGCCTTGAGTtctagcagaaatcaagcatgtctgTTCCTCACGGGCTTCAGCCTGCTGCCTCcttctagcttctagctctctcacacacaacacaactttggcttttgtccttctaactaccagccagttgagggagacacagagccacttcctttgttactttAATGACCCATATTTGGGCCATGACCAAGACgttggcctggctattccaacaaCTGAATCCTTGCCAGATCCAGGAATTAGGAAGGACTCAGGCATACAGGCTAACCCCACCCACCCTTCAGAAAATTATTATACTATCTGCAGAGATCTTGGTGCACAGGAAGTACGGTGATATGTCTTCGCCTAGAAGGAAATAACAATTACTTTCTGCAGTGAATGCTTTTCGGAAGAGAGTCACGGGCAGTAATTCAGTGCCACTCCTGATCTTCATTACGCTATGACTTCTCTGCTTACACTACAGGATGTCCGAATTTTATACTGATTGTGAGCACAGTTGTCCTGAGTGACAAGCCAAGCTGGAGGCCAGAGAGATGAGAAAGCACCGAGGAGGAAAATATGCCATGTTGATTTTTAATGAACAAATTAACGCAAGGGGCACGTAAAAGAGGGCAGTACTTTGTTGCCTCTTCTTGGGCCCTttgcaaaaatacaaaaacaaaaatagaggAAGCAGGGGACAAATGAGAAAAGATTGTCTTTCAAGATGCTACGGCAAAttgccagccaacctctgcttgaaaacctccggGAAAAGAGAGACCACAAGCTCCAAAGGGGATGGGCCAAATCCTCCTAGCTCCAAATTGTAATTGTCATTTATTCTCACTTTCAAATCAAgggtgaagcatatgtaatctgatTTACTTTCCTTGGGGAAGGGGCAGTAGATGACACTTGGTGTTTAACCCAGGATTCTAGAGCAGCACAAGATAACTGTGATGCTTGTAACACTTCTTCAGAATGTCTTAAACTAGTGTTGAGCTGGAAGCAATTTGAGTTCGCAAGGTTGCTCAATAATGTTACAACTAATCTAAAGTTGCATCCAAGCATCTTTTTCCTCaataaaatatatcacttgcatCATGTTCTTTCATTAGAATACTGTTTGCGTTAAATTAAGCTAAAGAAGGGAATAGTTCTAGGAAAGTACTCATTACCCTCTTTCTACTCCAGAGAAAAAGTTATGCAAGTTTTCTGCACTGAAATCATGTAAAAAAAACCTTGTCCTTTTACAAAGCCTTTACCTAATTGTATATATGGTAATTATAATAGCAAGCTATTCTGTTCGGTCTACTGTTTGATAATAGTAGTGGCTACTGTTTTCCATACCTTTGACCACTTATCAGTTTTGTATGCTGCTTGTACAATAATAAAAGCATCCATAAttaaatatataaaggtaaaggtacccctgcccgtacgggccagttgtgtccgactctagggtcgtgcgcccatctcacttaagaggtcgggggccagcgctgtccagagacacttccaggtcacgtggccagcgtgacgaagctgctctggcgaggcagcaccagcgcagcacacggagatgccgtttaccttcccgctataaagcagtacctatttatctacttgcacttaggggtgcttttgaactgctatgtgggcaggagctgggaccaaaggacgggagctcacccccgctgcggggattcgaactgccgaccatgtgatcggcaagccctaggtcctgaggttttacccacagcgccacccgcgtcctaattatatatatatatatatatataagcattgAAAGTACTCAATTATCTGAGGTTCTGTCTCCCAGTAAGCAGCCTGCCTCCCACAATGTCCTATTTAGAAAAActggatttcctttttttaaaaaagctcagcaactttggctgTCCCCTCAACAGAAATCCTGGCCATGCCCATGCCCTAGGGAgacccttccactgtcaaactgctcttactgtcagaaagtgcttcctgatgtttagtgggaatctcatttcttttaacttgaaggcattggttcAGATCCCACCTCTGGAGCAAGAAAAACCACACTTGcactatcttccatgtgacagccctttagctaTCTGAAGACAGCTAtcgtatctcctttcagtctcctcttttctaggctaaacatacagtggtacctctggttacgtacttaattcgttctggaggtccattcttaacctgaaactgttcttaacctgagtaccactttagctaatggggcctcctgctgctgctgcacgatttctcgtctcatcctgaagcaaagttcttaacccgaggtactatttctggattagcggggTTTGTAACATAAggtgtgtgtaacccgaggtaccactgtcctcagctccttcaacccttcctcataaggcttggtttccagacccctggtgataatcttggttgccctctcaTCTTAATGGTCCATTGATTTCCCACCATTGAATCTCCATAGTGGGAAAAAGCTaacgatgttgttgttgttgagctaGGAGCCTCTTAAGAAACCAAAAGGGACAGCCCCACAACTACCTATTCTTAACTACAAGGATCAGAAAATAAGAACAGATGCAGCGTGGCCACCCTGAGCACCCCACAGAACTCCTTTTTACCACTGCCACAAGatgagaaaaacaacaaagcaggcAGGGGGACCATTTTTACTTCCCCACAATAATTATATGGAGAAAAATGAGTTACACAAAACACGTTGGCTGTTGTGCAATTGGCACACCCGTCTCAAGATTTCAGCTAGCAGAACTGCCACAGACACATAACATGCCATAATTTTTTAGCATCTCTGAGGCGCAGTTACTTTCCTCTTCAAgtggcattttaaactgtattattcCCATGCTGGTTATTAGAAATAATGTACTAATTGTCAGTTTGTTTTTGATGGCCTGTTTTTCACTGTCACTGCAACGTTGTTAATGGAGTAGTTAATacttgggttttttcccctggtATGCGTGTTTGGATTGTAGGGCAAGCGTTGCTCATCCTCTGCATGAGttattcagtagggcttactcgcATGTAAGAGGCATGCTTGTAAATAAAACCACACTAAACACAGCAGAGCTTCACTCTAAAACAGGCAGTGAATTGCAGCTGGTACTTACTACCCTAACAATTggactcccaagtaaatgtactCGGGCTGCTGTCCAATCCTGTGCTCGCTTTCTGTGGAGTAAGTCCCATGAAACGTAAGTGATATTTatttcctgggatagctcagcaggtagagcatgagacccttaaacCCAGGATTGTTAAGaggcccatgttgggcaaaagactagataacccttgtgagccattcaaactctatgattctatgacacataTGGCCCGGCAGCTATCCTACACATGCTTCCccagaataaaaacaaatgggCTTTATTTCCAAGTACCTTCACACAGGATTACAGTGGGATTTGCAGGGGCTCCTCGTTTGTGGAAGAGGTTTGCcttgtgccttcattatacattttAGGAGCccagcaaaaacgttcctctttagccaatgcccttttaaaatgtgttggggagaggGGTTTATTGGGTTCTTTtcgtttttatcatgtattttgtttttatattgtggttttataaccgccctgagacctgcggctACAGGGCagtctaatcatcatcatcattatcattattatagccGTGCTGAATCTGATCCTGCAACTATTTATTTGGAAGTGAGCTCTGTTTCATCCACACCAAGTGCTCACACTAGCACTTTTTCAAAAAGGCTTATTTGCCTCGTGAAACTCGTCACGTGAGAGGGAGTCAGGCGCCGCTTGCGAAGCGATCTCTTTATTTAGCGGCTAACATTACAAGGGGGACCTTGCGCTTGGTTCAGCAAACGGCGTCTCCTCCGATTTTGCAACGCGGCCTCTCCCTGCAAGCTCGTCTAAGATGCCTTTCCTGCGCTTTGCGGCCGAGGAGGCGAGGATCCCTCCCACCCAAGGGCGGAGAGGCTGGTTGCTCCTGCTCGgcgcgctcctcctcctcctcgatcCTCTCCACCCCCTGCCGGTGGAACAAAATGGTTTGCTCCAAATTTCAGggctccaccccccaccccaagaaaaaaacacgcacacacacagagagaggtccAGGGGAAGCAGTTgtatgcctctgtgtgtgtgtgtctgctttgcGTGCGCCTCGTTTCCTCCAGCGCTTCCTGGCGCACCGGGCTTTCGCCGTCCGCCGATTCGCCGAGAGGCGCATGACGGGAAGCCCGGGGTAGGGCAGTTGCGAGGAGCAGCAACAAGATCAAGTGACTGGAGGCCTCTGTCCCTGCAACATCGGATCCAGTGAGTAGCAcaacatgcattttattttactttatttccaCGGAGGCCAAAATCGGGGGGTTGGAACGGCGAAGTTTCCAGAGCTACCCGGCGCTTCTTGGGGTGCGTTTCATCGTCTGGGCTGTTGTGTCAGTTGCGGTGAACTTCAGCGATCCGGTGGGGCTGACATAGGTGCCACATCTCCCTggggctctgggtgcctgagcacccacaaaattccccacggaggggctgggcacccacaaagttcGGTGCCAGAGCCATGCGCTCTGCATGGCGCCCACTTCCCCGGGCACCCACGGTCGCGGAGCCAAGCTGACATTCCCGGGGGCTGGTTGGTAGGTAGGGGCGGAGGGGGAGAGGAGATTGTTATTGgggttccccccctccttccttgctGTTTTCTAATATCTTCCTCCTAAGGGTGAATTTGGATCAGTAGGTTTGGAAGCCAGACGAAGGCAGGATGCGATTAACCGTTATTGGCCGGCCCTGCTCTGGAAAGCAGATCTCATGGAGAACTTTGTTCTGTTTGCTTTCTTTCCGAAGGACAGTTTGGGAGGGTGAGAGGcgatttaaaccacagcacctcGCATGACCTCTCAGATCTGTGAGCTAGCGTGTTTTAGAAAGAGTAGTAGAACAACCAGAAACTGTGGTAATGTCTTTAGctgatctttctctctcttataaTTGTTCCTTTGCGTGACAAAATAACATGGCCTGGTCTAATTTTGGCTTGTTAGACAGGCGGTTCTCATGTACTAACAGGAACCTGATGAAAAGTAAACTGTTCTTTGTTTATCATGTGCATGTTACTGCCTGAAATGCAACTGTTCCTTTTTCTCAATTCAATGCTCAAtgctcatttgggggggggggacatatcaAAAACACAATAGAAATGACAGGCTAGACACAGCATCAAGATGGATTGTGATTAGTGTTGTCCGCTGTGTGTTGCTAAAACTTTCTGAAGTTCTCTCCTCTTCCTTAActtgctctctctcttctctccccttctctgaaATCAATAAGGGTCCCTAAACTCAACAAGGCTTCCTTATGAGTAAAGTGCTCAATAGTtaagggactacagtggtacctctagttatgaacttaattcgttctggaggtccattcttaacctgaaactgttcttaactagaggcgcgctttcgctaatgcgGCCTCTTGCTGgtgctgcgccgccggcacataatttttgttcttatcctgggacaaagttctcaactcgaggtaactcttccaggttagcagagtttgtaacctgaggtgtttgtaactcgaagtaccactgtaattgagctGAAAGTGTAGAACGTGAAAGCAAGACACTTAGGTAGAGTATTTCAATATGCATCTCCTGAAATAAGGAAGGCTGGAACCAAATAAACTGCcagctcaaaaaaacaaaacaaaaccatgtcAAAGCAATCTAAGGGCAAATGCATCATCATGAAACCGTAAAATCATGGTCGtaaaacactaaaatgctgaacaaGTGACCATTTGTTGGCATGGGATTCTTTGCCCATGATTCAGAGGCATGCAGTAGTTGCATGGGGCCTGAGGATGGTGGAGTATTTGTTGGCAGAATTGTGCTCTTTTGTCATATTATATTATAGGAAATGGGTCACTGCTCAGTGACCCACTTGCATGTAGACATCTCCAcctttgatccctggcatctccgggttaaaaggatcaggtagcagctGATGTGTGGAACTTCTGCCATTGCCACTCAAAGGAGACGTTTCTGGGCTGAGAGGACAAATAGTCTGAAACtttgtgatttgtgtgtgtgagtgtgtggtgGAGAGGGACTCTTCAGCTGAACTGTTCAAGATATTTCCTGCTTGGTTGTATTCATAGCTGCTCTTGCTTGTTCATCAGATAactacagtgttttgttttgttttgttttgttttgtttttgccagcCTTGGTAACTACTGTTTTCTATATGGTATTTAAACAAACACAGTAAAAGTTGTTTacaaatgcagaaatcacagttgAAAGCGGGACAACtggttaaaaaaaattctccaaaATGGTTACAAACAGCGCTTAGAGCTTTTATACAGATGCATTTTAAGCTATATTCAGTTAAGACCATAATCTGAATCACACTTGTGTGGATGTATGTAATAGCTTGCTAAATGAGGCCCTACACACCAAGGACTGGTAAAAAGCCCTTGCGGAAGAACATTTCAGTGCCCTTTACCTGTCAGtgacaagtaataataataataattttatttttttatatgccacccatctgattgggttgccccagccactctgatggcttccagcaaaatacaaaaaacacaataaaacatcaaacatttaaaacttccctgtacagaactgccttcggatgtcttctaaaagccatatgtgtgtatatatatatatatatatatatatacacacacacacacacacacatacacacacacacacacacacacacatatatatatatatatatatatatacacacacacacacacacacacatacatatatatatttgttcaTCTGTTTGTTTATCTGATGAGTAAACCTATTGGCCGCACCAAGCAGATTCTCTTCTCTGCCCctaaatcctttccctcttcagTGTGCCTCCTGGGATCCACGTCACAGCCAGTGGATTTAGATAAAAAGAAGTGTATGCATTACAGGTGAATGCTGTAAAATAGGATACAGTTGGTGTCGCAACTTCTAAGCCTGCAAATGTCCAGCATTTGGATTTGGGGCCATGTTGGCAGGGCCTGATGATGGGCGACAAAGGAATCCCGTCATCGGCTCTGCCCTTGATGGATCCAGATGTTACCTGGAAGGAAGTGGGCAGAGAACGTGGGAAAGCAGTTAATTGTGCTGCTATTGCTAATGCGTGCATCATCGCTTGATTGCAAGTTGTAAGAGCTACTAGTGAGGCATGAGTGTGTACGTGCTTACATTTCTTGGCACACAAACATGCTTATagctttctacagtggtacctctggttatgaacttaattcgttccggaggtccgttcttaacctgaaaccgttcttaacctgaggtaccactttagctaatggggcctctcgctgccgccacacaatttctgttctcatcctgaggtaaagttcttaacccgaggtactactgggttagcggagtctgtaacccaaagtgtttgtaacctgaggtgtttgtaacctgaggtaccactgtatagctttccTCTTTGTTTTCCTCTGCAGATGGCAGCGTGTATTGGGCCACAGCTAAACCTAACGGCAGAAATTTGAGATCCGTAAGCAGGCCCGAGACGTGGGCGAGATCTTCCTGGGTGTGGGGAAACACACTCTCACAAGTTCAGCTTTGCAGCGTGAACTGAAGAAATGAATCTTGAAACTGCTGGGCCGACATCCTCGTCCCTGTTTTCGTGGGATTACGTTCTGTGGGAAGTCCGTCTGAAGCTAGTGGCGGCTGGCTTCTTCCTCTACTTGGGAGTGTTCCTCCTCTCACACTGCCTGTcttcatggctggtagccacttaCCGCTCGTTGCCAGCGAAGGAGAAAGTCTTCTGGAACCTGGCTGCTACGCGAGGCGTGTTTGGCATCCAGAGTTGTGTCGCCGGCTTGTGGGCCTTGCTTTTCGATCCGGTTTTTCAAGCCGACAAGGTCTACTCCCAGCAGGAGTGGAGCTGGTTCAACTGCCTCATAGCCTCTGGCTTCTTCCTGCTCGAAAATGTAGCTGTTCACGTTTCCAACGTTGTCTTCAGGACATTTGACTTGTTCTTAGTCGTTCACCATTTCCTTGCCTTCGGTGGCTTTTTTGGTCTGGTCACCAACATAAAGTCCGGGCACTACATCCCCTTGATGGGAATGTTGCTGGAGATGAGTACGCCTTTCACTTGCATATCGTGGATGCTTTTAAAGGTGAGATGTTGGGTGAGCAAAGgtctaaaacatgggtaggcaaactaaggcccgggggccggattcggcccagtcgccttctaaatccggcccgcggatggtccaggaatcagcgtgtttttacatgagtagaatgtgtgcttttatttaaaatgcatctctgggttatttgtggggcataggaattcgttcttttccccccattaaaaatatgttccggcccccaacaaggtctgagggacattggaccagccccctgctgcaaaagtttgcctacccctggtctaaaacCACTGTCCTGTTAATACCACCAACACAAACTGCGTTACCCTGTCTTTCGAGTGGAAGCCTTTGGggcaaggcaggccagagctgTGGTGCCTCAAAAGAGCTCTGTCTGAGAAGCTTGGCCTGCCAAGGCCTGGAGGGGACAAATGAGGCCTTTAATACCTTGCTCAAATGAACACTGTCAGGTATGCATCTTTTCTGGAGAGTGGTGATCTTCAAAGGTCCAGTCTCCTGGCCAGGGGCATTTAGACAACCAACCTTTGTATGATAAAGGTCTAATATGGCGCCCAAGCTTCTAACTGAAAGCTGAAAGCTTTATGGCCTTCCTAGAAGTCTTCCCAGAAAGTGTatttttataaaacaacaacaaaaacctagaTTTTCGAACTTGTAACAGTGATCTGTTGGTTGCTCATCTGTTGACCTTCAGGCGTTTCTTTATATATAATTTGTTACCAGGTTTTTCCAAACATTTTCACAATAACCTTCCAGTCAAAATAATTGCATTGTTTCATAAGCTGACATCCCGCCCTCACCTCCACAGCGTTTTTACTCAAACGTTTTCTACTGCATTATATAATCATCGATTACAAAAAGTTTCTCTGTTACAATTAATTTATCATTTTTCGTCCGCTGCTTTTATCTCGAATCCTGCCCACGATTTCATTTGActgcaatatatttttttaatagtcCATGAAAGGCCTCCAGTACTCTATATAAAGTTCATCATTTCTATCTCTTTAATTTCGCTGTCAGCTTTGCCATatctgcatagtccattacttTCAAAAGCTCTTCCTCCTTTGTCTGaaccttctcttccttccatttctgtgcaaatAATATTCTAGCTGTTATTGCCAAATATAACAGTCAGGAGTTTCTTGCCTTCCTTTTCCAAAGACCGTAGCCTTGGTTTCTGAGTAATTCATCTCTAGATTTTCCATATTTACAATATTCACCAAGCTCACCTCCACATGCAGGAGAACCCCATCACTTGCACATCAAAGAACAGAAACCACCCTTGATAAAGTTGATTTTAGACTTTTCAGGCATTCTTTCTGGATGGAATTAGCTATAAACAGTGGAAAGTGACCATCGTTCAAAACCAATATGTGGTGTTGTTAGTGTAGCGCTCTCAGCTTACGAAGAAAGCAAATTCAAACTCTATTCTCGACTTTACTTGCGAAAATTCTGAACATTCTCACAAACTGAACAGCTGTtgggagagagccagtgtggtgtagtggttaagagcggtagtctcgtaatctggggaactgggttcgcgtctctgctcct is from Podarcis raffonei isolate rPodRaf1 chromosome 3, rPodRaf1.pri, whole genome shotgun sequence and encodes:
- the CLN8 gene encoding protein CLN8, which produces MNLETAGPTSSSLFSWDYVLWEVRLKLVAAGFFLYLGVFLLSHCLSSWLVATYRSLPAKEKVFWNLAATRGVFGIQSCVAGLWALLFDPVFQADKVYSQQEWSWFNCLIASGFFLLENVAVHVSNVVFRTFDLFLVVHHFLAFGGFFGLVTNIKSGHYIPLMGMLLEMSTPFTCISWMLLKVGLAKTSFWKANQWLMIHMFHCRMILTYHMWWVCISNWNAVVENLGLLHFAVVFTGMSAVTVILNPYWTYKKTQQLLCPVDWNFANRAMENGSSPKPNGDVLQKKGL